From the Phoenix dactylifera cultivar Barhee BC4 chromosome 10, palm_55x_up_171113_PBpolish2nd_filt_p, whole genome shotgun sequence genome, one window contains:
- the LOC103721480 gene encoding E3 ubiquitin-protein ligase complex slx8-rfp subunit slx8-like isoform X1: MNTHTLARRPMRRYASRRKAVLNMDLNAPSAETQTNRGTSNHVHSQASHGASASTNSRQGSRMPANDGSRSFPIDVEAIDDDVLIISSSSGFPQTRQSRRSPVIVVLDDDLEDRSTKPGVAAEDSVSTFSLNSHEKRVRIPPNTVIIDCDVCSADGDNPKRKRVVSSRVEPEKVVPNKVTCTCPVCLDTMTEPCSTICGHVFCQRCIKASIQAQKKCPTCRRKLTINKFHRVYLPTTTN; encoded by the exons ATGAACACACATACCTTAGCTAGGCGACCTATGAGGAGGTACGCAAGTCGAAGGAAAGCAGTACTGAATATGGACCTTAATGCACCTTCTGCAGAGACTCAGACGAACAGGGGAACTTCTAATCACGTACATTCACAGGCATCTCATGGTGCTTCTGCTTCTACAAACTCTAGACAAGGGTCCCGGATGCCTGCTAATGATGGTTCTCGCAGTTTCCCCATTGATGTTGAGGCAATTGACGATGATGTCCTGATCATATCCTCTTCAAGTGGGTTTCCTCAG ACAAGGCAGTCTAGGAGGAGTCCTGTGATAGTAGTCCTTGATGATGACCTTGAGGATCGTTCAACAAAACCAG GTGTCGCTGCAGAGGATTCAGTTTCGACCTTCTCTCTTAATAGCCACGAAAAACGTGTAAGGATTCCACCAAACACTGTGATTATCGATTGTGACGTTTGTTCAGCAGATGGAGACAATCCCAAG AGAAAGAGAGTGGTTAGTTCTCGTGTAGAGCCCGAAAAGGTGGTACCAAACAAAGTGACCTGCACCTGTCCTGTTTGCTTGGACACAATGACTGAGCCATGCTCAACAATTTGTGGCCATGTTTTCTGTCAAAGATGCATCAAAGCTTCTATTCAAGCGCAAAAGAAATGCCCCACATGTAGGAGGAAACTTACCATTAACAAATTCCATAGGGTTTACCTTCCAACCACCACCAACTAG
- the LOC103721480 gene encoding uncharacterized RING finger protein C548.05c-like isoform X2, which produces MPANDGSRSFPIDVEAIDDDVLIISSSSGFPQTRQSRRSPVIVVLDDDLEDRSTKPGVAAEDSVSTFSLNSHEKRVRIPPNTVIIDCDVCSADGDNPKRKRVVSSRVEPEKVVPNKVTCTCPVCLDTMTEPCSTICGHVFCQRCIKASIQAQKKCPTCRRKLTINKFHRVYLPTTTN; this is translated from the exons ATGCCTGCTAATGATGGTTCTCGCAGTTTCCCCATTGATGTTGAGGCAATTGACGATGATGTCCTGATCATATCCTCTTCAAGTGGGTTTCCTCAG ACAAGGCAGTCTAGGAGGAGTCCTGTGATAGTAGTCCTTGATGATGACCTTGAGGATCGTTCAACAAAACCAG GTGTCGCTGCAGAGGATTCAGTTTCGACCTTCTCTCTTAATAGCCACGAAAAACGTGTAAGGATTCCACCAAACACTGTGATTATCGATTGTGACGTTTGTTCAGCAGATGGAGACAATCCCAAG AGAAAGAGAGTGGTTAGTTCTCGTGTAGAGCCCGAAAAGGTGGTACCAAACAAAGTGACCTGCACCTGTCCTGTTTGCTTGGACACAATGACTGAGCCATGCTCAACAATTTGTGGCCATGTTTTCTGTCAAAGATGCATCAAAGCTTCTATTCAAGCGCAAAAGAAATGCCCCACATGTAGGAGGAAACTTACCATTAACAAATTCCATAGGGTTTACCTTCCAACCACCACCAACTAG